DNA sequence from the Pedobacter sp. W3I1 genome:
CTAGATACTTATTTAGATGCTTTAAAGGATATTCCCGATAGGATTGAAAACCTCGATACCGAAGCGGGTTATGCCCGTCATCAAAAAACAGATATTTTCAAAAAAATCATGTGGTTTAGTTACCAGGGCGATGAAAACTGGATTCCGGTTAAAGCTGTCCGGGTAAAAGAAATCATGGCCATGAACAAGGCCGGTAAAAAAGCACCTAATTTAAAAGAAGAAGCGGTGCTGATTGCTGCCCCTGTAGTGATAGAAAAATCTTTCGATTATGAAAATGTAGTTGGTCAGGATAGTTTAACCCGTTTGGATGAACGTTCGCGGGGTAAAAACAACCAGAACAAAAACAGTAATCAGAAAAATAACCGCAGCAATAGCCAAAATAGAAGAGAAAGAGCGCCTGCCGGAGAGAAGAATGCTGCGCCTAATAATAAGCAACAGCAGGCTCAACAAGGTGACCAAAAGGATCAGCAAGTTGGAAAACCACAGCAACAAGCGGTACCTAAACCACAGCATGTTAATGGACCAAAACCTCAAAGCAATAAGCCAAAACAACAGCCGCCGCAAGCACAAAAACCTGTAGTAAAAGCCGAAGGAAATGTAGCGGGAGAGGGTATTAAACCAGAACAGAGTAAAAACAAGAATAGAAATAACCGTAGGAAAAATAATAACCGCCGAAACAACAATAATGGCTCAGACAATAAACCTGCTGCTGAATAAAAAGCAAATAATTTTGCTTGGCTTTTTATTAATGGTTACACTATTTGTGGGCTGTACGGCCAGCGTAATCGATAGCAATGTAGAGATTGCCGATCGCCGATGGACCTACCGCAACCATATTTCGACAACATTTGAAATTAAAGACAATGCCAAAGCTTATAATATTTACTTCAAGCTTCGGCATACTGCAGATTATAAATACGCCAATATATTTATTCTGGCCCATTTTAAGGATGGTAAAAAGATGGTAACCAAGCGTTATCAATATAAACTGGCCAAAAATGATGGCGAATGGCTGGGCAGCGGCTCCGGAAACGTGTTTAGTTATACCTTACCCCTGCTAACCAATTATCGTTTTCCAAGAAATGGTAAGTTTGAAATCGAAATTGAGCAGAATATGCGCGATAACCCGCTATTGGAAGTAAGTGATGTTGGTGTTCTGGTCGATTTAGTTCAATAATAGCAGGTTCACTTATCCTCTTTTCAAATTTTATCTATTTTTCTTCAAGAATTATACGGATTGTTTGCTAAAACAAGTGTTTTTCAGAATTTTATTTTGTAATTGTTCGCTGCTACATAAAACTTTGTAATAAAATTGTTATTATTGTTTATAAACCTATGAACTATGATAAAAATATTACTCAAAAACTCGCTGTCCATTCTCTTCCTTTTAATTTCTACCCAGCTATTTGCGCAAGGCTTAAAGGGTAAGGTTACTGATTCTGCCGGTCTGGCTATTCCAGGTGCTACCGTTCAGGTACTTGGCTCAAAAGTTGGAACATCTTCTGATGGCAATGGACTTTACGCTTTAAAATTTCCGGCTGCCGGGGCTTATAAAATCCGCATTTCATTTACAGGCTATCAAACAGCCGAAGTAGCTGTGGATATTGACAATACCGTAAAAACAATGGATTTTGCATTACAGGATGCAAAAGAACTGTTGAGTGACGTAGTTGTCATTGGATCAAGATCAACACCGAGAACCAATATAGAGAGTGTTGTTCCCGTCGATCTGATTTCAACTAAAGATGTTAAGGTATTTGCCCAAACGGATTTAACTCAGATTTTAAACTTTGTGGCGCCATCTTTTAGCTCTAACCGGCAAACTGTTTCTGATGGAACCGATCACATCGATCCTGCTTCTTTACGTGGTTTAGGGCCCGATCAGGTTTTGGTTCTGGTAAACGGAAAACGCAGGCATACCACAGCCCTGGTAAACATTAACGGTACATTTGGACGGGGTTCTGTTGGTACGGATTTAAACTCTATTCCGGTTTCGGCAATAGAAAGGATCGAAGTTTTACGTGACGGTGCTGCAGCACAATACGGGTCGGATGCCATTGCTGGTGTAATCAATATTGTATTAAAAAAAGTAACACCCTATAGTTTCTCTACTTCTTTCGGGCAATCCTCATCCAGTGCCTTAGGTCGCGATTTTAGCGATGGCAGAACCTTTCAGGTTGATTTTAGCAAGGGCTGGGCATTTAAAAATGAAAAGGGTTTTATCAATTTTGCTGCACAGTACCTCCAAAGGGGTTATACCAACAGAGGGGGCTTAGATACCCGCCCATTATTATATGCTGCAAGCCCAACTAAAGGGTCAACAGAAACAGAAGCTGCTTTTCAGGCCCGTTTTGCAAGCTTAAAGGCTGCAGATGATGCCAGAGCAGCCGCGAACGGCTTGAATAGAAACAACATGCGTGTGGGTAATTCCGATTCTAAAAATGGAGGTGGTTTCTTAAACGGACAGTTTAATTTTGGTAAAACCACCCAATTGTATTATGCCGCTGGTTTTACCCATAAAACCGGAAGTGCAGCGGGGTTTTATCGCCTGCCCACACAAACTACACAGATTGATTTATCCATCTATCCTAACGGATTTTTGCCTTTCATCGATACCAAAATCAATGATTATTCATTTTCTGCAGGATTAAGAGGTAAAATAGGGACATGGGATTATGATCTGAGCAATACCAGTGGAGAGAATACCATTGCATTTAATATCAATAACACCGTAAATGCCTCTTTACCTACCGGGACAAGTCCTACTTCGTTTTATGCTGGCGAATTGCTGTTCAGACAAAACACAAGTAATCTTGATTTAAGCAAAAAACATACTTTTGACGGTGGTTTTCTAACTTCATTGAACACTGCATTCGGTGCAGA
Encoded proteins:
- a CDS encoding TonB-dependent receptor, which codes for MIKILLKNSLSILFLLISTQLFAQGLKGKVTDSAGLAIPGATVQVLGSKVGTSSDGNGLYALKFPAAGAYKIRISFTGYQTAEVAVDIDNTVKTMDFALQDAKELLSDVVVIGSRSTPRTNIESVVPVDLISTKDVKVFAQTDLTQILNFVAPSFSSNRQTVSDGTDHIDPASLRGLGPDQVLVLVNGKRRHTTALVNINGTFGRGSVGTDLNSIPVSAIERIEVLRDGAAAQYGSDAIAGVINIVLKKVTPYSFSTSFGQSSSSALGRDFSDGRTFQVDFSKGWAFKNEKGFINFAAQYLQRGYTNRGGLDTRPLLYAASPTKGSTETEAAFQARFASLKAADDARAAANGLNRNNMRVGNSDSKNGGGFLNGQFNFGKTTQLYYAAGFTHKTGSAAGFYRLPTQTTQIDLSIYPNGFLPFIDTKINDYSFSAGLRGKIGTWDYDLSNTSGENTIAFNINNTVNASLPTGTSPTSFYAGELLFRQNTSNLDLSKKHTFDGGFLTSLNTAFGAEFRVDNYQIKEGELLSYSNGGRLIGTSPTASGAQVFPGFKPSNALDKSRHNLGAYADLEAEFGPRVTLEAAGRYENYSDFGSNFSYKFTGKIKLFGDVSLRGAYATGFRAPSLHQQYFNNESTQFVGTNATQVLTVNNANPIVAQFGVGALKPEISKSGSLGLAGKVAKTFTFTIDAYNIDISDRIVFSSQYARERSGGVLVPTGVVNQILNTVDPSAQINSVQFFTNAITTNTAGIDVVLTNRFNLGAKSSLILSVAGNVNKTVVRSIRGSDKIESDPTLKAKLFDRLERSRFESSVPKNKLNITATYNVNKLSFVARTVRFGEVTYLNAIDPNIPANGLPTQLDQTFAPKWVTDFSVSYTANKTWSVTVGANNIFDVYPDKLYIDPRNNANNLSGDASTNYSGGLDNTSNGRFLYPRAVSQFGFNGRYVYGKIACTF
- a CDS encoding gliding motility lipoprotein GldH; this encodes MAQTINLLLNKKQIILLGFLLMVTLFVGCTASVIDSNVEIADRRWTYRNHISTTFEIKDNAKAYNIYFKLRHTADYKYANIFILAHFKDGKKMVTKRYQYKLAKNDGEWLGSGSGNVFSYTLPLLTNYRFPRNGKFEIEIEQNMRDNPLLEVSDVGVLVDLVQ